One region of Zingiber officinale cultivar Zhangliang chromosome 7B, Zo_v1.1, whole genome shotgun sequence genomic DNA includes:
- the LOC122003993 gene encoding cytochrome P450 71A1-like, with protein sequence MVTMQLSLLWPLLLLLLLLLLLLFVLFSGRGKANKLLLPNSPPGFPLIGNLHQLGSLPHRSLASLALRHGPVMLLHLGQLPAVFVSSASAASEVLKTHDLVFASRPNSTIADRLFYRSQDVAFAKYGDFWRHVRRVCVLHLLSLRRVRSFRAIREEEVALLVSGVRATAGGPAPVSEMITEFTNNVLCRVAFGRKQFLELGGGENVRKMFADLTTLLGEFPVRDFAPSLGWIDYLGGLDSRVNKTALEFDGFIEKVLLEHETRRRKSNGDGGDATVADFLDILLSSEAAEGTTLSRDTVKGIILDVLTGGTDTTYTTIEWAMAELIKHPQKMRIAQEEIRRVVGSKEAIAEETVEAMEYLTAVIKEALRMHPPLPLLVPHEAMDDAEIHGFLVPKGTRVVINAWAIGRDPDSWEQPEEFIPERFLRNDSTAVDFMGQHFQLLPFGAGRRSCPGITFAVATARLALANLLCHFDWELPNGKRGEELDMDEEYGVAVHKKSSLILVAKPREMRRQQL encoded by the exons ATGGTTACCATGCAGCTGTCACTTTTGTGGCcactgctcctcctcctcctcctcctcctcctcctcctcttcgtcttaTTCTCCGGCCGAGGGAAAGCCAACAAGCTCCTCCTCCCCAACTCGCCTCCGGGTTTCCCTTTGATTGGCAACCTCCATCAGCTCGGCAGCCTACCGCACCGCTCCCTTGCCTCGCTCGCCCTCCGCCATGGCCCTGTTATGCTCCTCCACCTCGGCCAACTCCCCGCCGTCTTCGTCTCCTCTGCCTCTGCTGCTTCCGAGGTCTTGAAGACCCACGACCTCGTTTTCGCCAGCCGCCCCAACTCCACCATCGCCGACCGCCTCTTCTACCGCTCCCAGGACGTGGCCTTCGCCAAGTACGGCGACTTCTGGCGGCACGTCCGCCGCGTGTGCGTCCTCCACCTCCTCAGCCTCCGGCGCGTCCGCTCGTTCCGGGCCATCAGGGAAGAGGAGGTCGCCCTCCTCGTCTCCGGCGTCCGCGCCACCGCCGGAGGACCGGCTCCCGTCAGCGAGATGATCACCGAGTTCACCAACAACGTGCTGTGCCGGGTCGCCTTCGGCCGGAAGCAGTTCCTGGAATTAGGCGGCGGGGAGAATGTGCGCAAGATGTTTGCGGACTTGACGACGCTGTTGGGGGAGTTTCCGGTCCGAGATTTTGCGCCGTCGCTGGGTTGGATCGACTACCTCGGCGGGTTGGATTCGAGGGTAAACAAGACCGCGCTCGAATTCGACGGCTTCATCGAAAAAGTGCTCCTGGAGCACGAGACTAGAAGACGGAAGAGCAACGGCGACGGCGGAGACGCGACGGTGGCGGATTTCTTGGACATTTTACTATCGTCGGAGGCCGCAGAGGGCACTACGCTGAGCAGAGACACCGTCAAGGGCATAATCTTG GACGTGTTGACCGGTGGAACTGACACCACGTACACTACGATAGAATGGGCAATGGCGGAACTCATCAAACATCCTCAGAAGATGAGAATCGCACAAGAAGAAATTCGCAGAGTCGTCGGATCCAAAGAAGCCATCGCAGAAGAGACAGTCGAAGCGATGGAATACTTGACGGCAGTGATCAAGGAGGCTCTCCGAATGCACCCTCCTCTCCCCTTGCTGGTTCCCCACGAGGCGATGGACGACGCCGAGATCCACGGCTTCCTCGTTCCCAAAGGCACCAGAGTCGTGATCAACGCCTGGGCCATCGGGAGGGATCCCGATTCATGGGAGCAGCCGGAGGAGTTCATCCCTGAAAGGTTCCTGAGGAACGATAGCACGGCGGTCGATTTCATGGGACAGCACTTCCAGTTGCTACCATTCGGAGCAGGCCGCAGAAGCTGCCCCGGAATCACCTTCGCCGTCGCCACTGCCAGACTTGCTCTGGCGAACTTGCTGTGCCATTTCGACTGGGAGTTGCCGAACGGGAAGAGAGGGGAGGAGCTGGACATGGACGAAGAGTATGGGGTCGCGGTGCACAAGAAGTCGAGTTTGATTCTTGTAGCGAAGCCTCGAGAGATGCGGCGGCAGCAGCTGTAA